The Sander lucioperca isolate FBNREF2018 chromosome 15, SLUC_FBN_1.2, whole genome shotgun sequence genome window below encodes:
- the LOC116055018 gene encoding CMRF35-like molecule 5, with amino-acid sequence MAVHVNFLLLTGLTGIHSITTVSEVSVKAGSSISIPCLYDSKYINQVKYLCKGYFWSSCSYLVKTNQPSSSGQFLISDDKSQRIFTVTIEDLTHENTGYYWCAVEINKGDDVNKYIYLSVTGGTLSLYAKNQKLTGFNGDNITINCYYTNTGETKWCRLGISCVTRSSGSIDRTKVTISEGAHSVFNVTMSGLRTESSGWYWCAKGE; translated from the exons ATGGCTGTTCATGTCAACTTTCTTCTCCTCACTGGACTCACAG GAATTCACAGCATAACTACAGTCAGTGAAGTGTCAGTGAAGGCTGGAAGCTCAATTTCTATCCCATGTCTTTATGACTCAAAGTACATAAACCAAGTGAAATACTTATGTAAAGGATATTTTTGGTCTTCCTGCTCTTATTTAGTTAAAACAAACCAACCAAGTAGTTCAGGACAGTTTTTAATCTCTGATGACAAAAGCCAAAGAATCTTCACTGTGACTATAGAAGATCTGACACATGAGAACACTGGTTATTATTGGTGCGCTGTGGAGATTAATAAAGGGGACGATGTCAATAAGTATATTTACCTGTCTGTCACCGGAG GTACACTCAGTCTCTATGCGAAGAATCAGAAGTTAACAGGATTTAATGGAGATAATATAACCATCAATTGTTACTATACTAACACTGGAGAAACGAAGTGGTGCAGGCTGGGCATCTCCTGTGTGACGAGGTCGTCTGGATCAATAGATAGAACAAAAGTGACCATCAGTGAAGGGGCCCACAGTGTTTTTAATGTGACTATGAGTGGACtgaggacagagagcagcggcTGGTATTGGTGTGCCAAAGGAGAGTAA
- the LOC116054989 gene encoding uncharacterized protein LOC116054989 isoform X3, which yields MAVHLRVLLILSGFTGIHSITTVSEVSVKAGSSISIPCLYGLQYISHVKYLCKGFYWHSCSYIVKTNQQNSGRFSISDDNTRRIFTVTINDLADEDTDYWCAVEINGGADVKEYFHLSVTGDTPHLYVDHQEITRLNGDNLTINCYYTNTGETKWCRLGISCVTRSSGSIDGTKVTISEGAHSVFNVTMSGLRTESSGWYWCAKGDLKMPVHVTVTETPTTTTIGTRHLTTLSPTPNHILEDGQQSAYTDPKSLIISLSLLISIVMVALLIWFMLRRHKQTKAESSATTTAEEEVTYSNVRHMGKTLDERSDAKSDVDVTYSSVVTVRQQTPKRVEAKDEDVTYSRLDQHQQNL from the exons ATGGCTGTTCATCTCAGAGTTCTTCTCATCCTCTCCGGATTCACAG GAATTCACAGCATAACTACAGTCAGTGAGGTGTCAGTTAAGGCTGGAAGTTCAATCTCTATCCCATGTCTCTATGGCTTACAATACATAAGCCATGTGAAATACTTGTGTAAAGGATTTTATTGGCACTCCTGCTCCTATATAgtcaaaacaaaccaacaaaattCAGGAAGGTTTTCAATCTCTGACGACAACACCCGAAGAATCTTCACAGTGACTATTAATGATCTGGCAGATGAGGATACTGATTATTGGTGTGCTGTGGAGATTAATGGAGGGGCAGATGTCAAAGAGTATTTTCACCTGTCTGTCACCGGAG ATACACCACATCTCTATGTGGATCATCAGGAGATTACAAGGTTAAATGGAGATAATTTAACCATCAATTGTTACTATACTAACACTGGAGAAACAAAGTGGTGCAGGCTGGGCATCTCCTGTGTGACGAGGTCGTCTGGATCAATAGATGGAACAAAAGTGACCATCAGTGAAGGGGCCCACAGTGTTTTTAATGTGACTATGAGTGGACtgaggacagagagcagcggcTGGTATTGGTGTGCCAAAGGAGACTTAAAGATGCCAGTGCATGTAACTGTTACAGAGACACCTACCACTA CCACAATTGGAACAAGACATTTAACGACCTTATCACCCACTCCTAATCACATCCTTGAAGACGGACAGCAGAG TGCTTATACTGACCCAAAGAGCCTCATCATCAGTCTGAGTTTGCTGATCTCCATTGTAATGGTGGCCTTGTTGATCTGGTTTATGTTGAGAAGACACA AACAGACCAAAGCAGAATCGTCAGCCACAACAACG GCTGAAGAGGAAGTAACATACAGCAATGTTAGGCACATGGGAAAAACTTTAGACGAG AGGTCAGATGCTAAGAGTGATGTGGATGTGACGTACAGCTCTGTGGTTACTGTACGACAACAAACTCCAAAAAGG GTTGAAGCAAAAGATGAGGATGTAACATATAGCAGATTGGATCAGCATCAGCAAAACCTGTAA
- the LOC116054965 gene encoding neurofilament medium polypeptide isoform X3, with protein MDNRFLFPHRNTQDEYLQYKPKRSALDASVVPTGMNLTKSGQFNEKELMHGLNDRLAGFIEKVHHLEYQNQLLEREIGEIRGKAKPASGLEKEYGPELRKLRQLVQDITHQKHQIEIEHQNLEEEVSNLRRQHEQEARSRSDAESNIVLLNKDINDAYQAKLQLDKKAQALVDEIHFLKRNHEAEVSEMSDQIQGAQVTVKAHEFGNPSVTAALRDIRAQLEGHTVSDVQQMGETFRSQFARLTEAAESKRAALKATQQEIQEHRRRLQAKNIELDCAKGTREALEKQLHDVEDRHKEEMIHYQNTIKELENELINCKFDMSGYLREYQDLLNVKMALDVEILSYRKLLCGEEARLSAMSDSHVSLPYIYHQSPVYTLPCLSRPGGSHRRAEPQYKFVEEIITETTREIEMSEFEETGSEETEVGKDEQECAKRDRGGSEEENDNKDSREDEGEQMSDSEQNQVASVGNLVNGGDDGSPDEVDDSEKGQKGKEESDEAEAAGNERDSDIDTNTQSKVLSESLDEEGNGHQKVAENAIEEKEAPVTMAAVEKDLSSKPDELKPEVPVEDELLKKSDDGKNGDAEKDSFISAQVKKPVDETSAQVSKESDETQELSSVQVQDKVPALEITNFTGETKSTLSVETEELSEKAQVSLKSEEKENSHKEPKEISKSEAAKDEVKVAKGIQDARHDRYTGKDKESVQTVLPREKTTVNAEIKELHQGPPEGSQDQKSKLSEVSEKIKDPQGKTEKVESSKSEK; from the exons ATGGATAACCGATTCCTCTTCCCGCACAGAAACACTCAAGATGAGTATTTACAGTACAAGCCAAAACGTTCGGCATTAGATGCCAGCGTCGTGCCCACGGGCATGAATTTGACTAAATCTGGGCAGTTTAATGAGAAAGAATTGATGCATGGCTTGAACGATCGTCTTGCAGGATTCATAGAGAAGGTGCACCATCTGGAGTACCAGAATCAACTGCTGGAGAGAGAAATCGGGGAGATCAGAGGTAAAGCGAAACCCGCATCTGGTCTGGAGAAAGAGTATGGACCAGAGCTCAGGAAACTGAGACAGCTGGTTCAGGACATTACTCATCAGAAGCATCAGATTGAAATCGAACATCAGAATCTAGAGGAAGAAGTGTCCAACCTGAGAAGACAACATGAACAGGAGGCGCGTAGCAGATCGGATGCAGAGAGCAACATTGTGCTCCTCAACAAGGACATCAATGACGCGTATCAGGCTAAACTACAGCTGGACAAGAAAGCACAGGCTCTCGTGGATGAAATCCACTTCCTGAAGAGAAACCATGAGGCCGAGGTGTCAGAGATGTCTGACCAAATCCAGGGCGCGCAGGTGACTGTCAAGGCGCATGAATTTGGCAACCCTAGCGTCACTGCGGCACTACGGGACATCAGGGCACAACTGGAAGGACACACCGTGTCCGACGTCCAGCAAATGGGAGAAACTTTCCGATCTCAGTTTGCAAGATTAACGGAGGCAGCTGAGAGCAAGAGAGCTGCGTTAAAAGCGACCCAGCAAGAGATCCAGGAGCACAGGAGGCGCCTGCAGGCCAAGAACATCGAACTGGACTGCGCTAAAGGCACCAGGGAAGCGCTGGAGAAGCAACTTCATGACGTTGAGGATCGCCACAAGGAAGAAATGATTCATTACCAG AACACAATCAAAGAACTTGAAAATGAGCTCATAAATTGCAAATTCGATATGTCTGGTTACCTGCGGGAATACCAGGACCTGTTAAATGTGAAGATGGCTTTGGATGTGGAGATACTGTCTTACAG GAAACTTCTCTGCGGTGAGGAGGCTCGGCTATCCGCAATGTCAGACAGCCACGTCTCCCTGCCCTACATCTACCACCAGTCCCCCGTTTACACCCTGCCCTGCCTCAGCCGCCCGGGAGGCTCGCACAGACGAGCTGAGCCCCAGTACAAGTTCGTAGAGGAGATCATAACGGAgaccaccagggaaattgagaTGTCAGAGTTTGAAGAGACAGgatcagaggagacagaggtgggAAAAGATGAGCAGGAGTGTGCCAAAAGAGATAGAGGGGGCAGTGAGGAAGAAAATGATAATAAAGACAGTCGAGAGGACGAAGGTGAGCAGATGTCTGATAGTGAGCAGAATCAAGTAGCATCAGTAGGAAATTTAGTGAACGGAGGTGATGATGGCAGTCCTGATGAG GTGGATGATAGTGAAAAAGGACAAAAGGGTAAAGAAGAGTCAGATGAGGCTGAAGCAGCTGGCAATGAAAGGGACAGTGACATAGATACAAATACTCAAAGCAAAGTTTTGAGTGAGAGCCTTGATGAGGAAGGAAATGGACATCAAAAAGTAGCTGAAAACGCAATAGAAGAGAAAGAAGCTCCAGTGACAATGGCAGCAGTTGAGAAAGATCTCTCTTCAAAACCAGATGAGTTAAAGCCAGAGGTCCCTGTGGAGGATGAACTTTTGAAAAAATCTGATGACGGTAAAAACGGAGATGCTGAGAAAGATAGTTTTATCTCAGCTCAAGTGAAGAAGCCTGTTGACGAGACCTCGGCCCAAGTGTCTAAAGAATCAGACGAAACTCAAGAGCTAAGCAGTGTTCAAGTGCAAGACAAAGTTCCTGCTTTAGAAATAACTAATTTTACAGGAGAGACAAAAAGCACTCTGTCCGTAGAGACAGAGGAGCTTTCAGAAAAGGCTCAAGTATCACTCAAGAGTGAGGAAAAGGAGAACAGTCATAAAGAGCCAAAGGAAATCAGTAAATCTGAAGCTGCAAAAGATGAGGTTAAAGTAGCAAAAGGCATTCAAGATGCTAGACATGATAGATATACAGGTAAAGATAAAGAGTCT GTCCAAACTGTCTTACCAAGGGAAAAGACAACTGTCAATGCAGAAATCAAAGAGCTGCATCAGGGGCCACCAGAAGGAAGCCAGGATCAGAAATCAAAGCTGTCTGAAGTTTCAGAGAAAATAAAGGATCCTCAAGGTAAAACTGAGAAGGTGGAGAGTAGTAAGTCAGAGAAATAA
- the vdac2 gene encoding voltage-dependent anion-selective channel protein 2 → MAVPPCYADLGKSAKDIFNKGYGFGLVKLDVKTKSASGVEFKTAGSSNTDTSKVAGSLETKYKRSEYGLTFTEKWNTDNTLGTEITVEDQIAKGLKLTFDTTFSPNTGKKSGKVKTAYKREFVNMGCDVDFDFAGPTIHGAAVVGYEGWLAGYQMSFDTAKSKMTQNNFAIGYKTGDFQLHTNVNDGAEFGGSIYQKVSDTLETAVNLAWTAGSNSTRFGIAAKYQLDKDASVSAKVNNNSLVGVGYTQTLRPGVKLTLSGLIDGKNINAGGHKLGLGLELEA, encoded by the exons ATGGCTGTGCCTCCCTGCTATGCTGACCTGGGCAAATCTGCCAAGGACATATTCAACAAAGGCTATG gATTTGGCTTGGTGAAGCTCGATGTCAAGACGAAGTCAGCCAGTGGAGTG GAATTCAAAACAGCTGGTTCCTCCAACACTGATACCAGCAAAGTTGCAGGCAGTCTGGAAACTAAATACAAGAGGTCAGAATATGGCCTGACCTTCACTGAGAAGTGGAACACTGACAACACCTTGGGAACAGAAATCACTGTTGAAGATCAG ATTGCCAAAGGACTGAAATTGACATTTGACACAACCTTCTCACCAAACACTGG CAAGAAGAGTGGCAAAGTTAAGACCGCCTACAAGCGCGAGTTCGTTAACATGGGCTGTGATGTTGACTTTGACTTTGCTGGCCCCACCATCCACGGAGCTGCTGTTGTCGGTTATGAGGGGTGGCTCGCAGGTTACCAGATGAGCTTCGACACTGCCAAATCCAAGATGACCCAGAACAATTTTGCCATTGGTTACAAGACGGGAGACTTCCAATTGCACACTAATGT CAATGATGGTGCTGAGTTTGGAGGCTCAATCTACCAGAAGGTGAGCGACACGCTGGAGACGGCAGTCAACCTGGCCTGGACCGCTGGCAGCAACAGCACACGTTTTGGTATTGCAGCCAAATACCAGCTGGACAAGGATGCCTCCGTCAGT gCTAAAGTGAACAACAATAGCCTTGTTGGTGTTGGGTACACCCAGACTCTTAGACCAG GTGTGAAACTCACCCTGTCTGGCCTGATTGATGGCAAGAACATCAACGCTGGAGGCCACAAGCTGGGTCTGGGTTTGGAACTGGAAGCCTAA
- the LOC116054965 gene encoding neurofilament light polypeptide isoform X1, whose product MDNRFLFPHRNTQDEYLQYKPKRSALDASVVPTGMNLTKSGQFNEKELMHGLNDRLAGFIEKVHHLEYQNQLLEREIGEIRGKAKPASGLEKEYGPELRKLRQLVQDITHQKHQIEIEHQNLEEEVSNLRRQHEQEARSRSDAESNIVLLNKDINDAYQAKLQLDKKAQALVDEIHFLKRNHEAEVSEMSDQIQGAQVTVKAHEFGNPSVTAALRDIRAQLEGHTVSDVQQMGETFRSQFARLTEAAESKRAALKATQQEIQEHRRRLQAKNIELDCAKGTREALEKQLHDVEDRHKEEMIHYQNTIKELENELINCKFDMSGYLREYQDLLNVKMALDVEILSYRKLLCGEEARLSAMSDSHVSLPYIYHQSPVYTLPCLSRPGGSHRRAEPQYKFVEEIITETTREIEMSEFEETGSEETEVGKDEQECAKRDRGGSEEENDNKDSREDEGEQMSDSEQNQVASVGNLVNGGDDGSPDEVDDSEKGQKGKEESDEAEAAGNERDSDIDTNTQSKVLSESLDEEGNGHQKVAENAIEEKEAPVTMAAVEKDLSSKPDELKPEVPVEDELLKKSDDGKNGDAEKDSFISAQVKKPVDETSAQVSKESDETQELSSVQVQDKVPALEITNFTGETKSTLSVETEELSEKAQVSLKSEEKENSHKEPKEISKSEAAKDEVKVAKGIQDARHDRYTGKDKESSLISDVKSLPEENDQKPNSGEKPQTVQTVLPREKTTVNAEIKELHQGPPEGSQDQKSKLSEVSEKIKDPQGKTEKVESSKSEK is encoded by the exons ATGGATAACCGATTCCTCTTCCCGCACAGAAACACTCAAGATGAGTATTTACAGTACAAGCCAAAACGTTCGGCATTAGATGCCAGCGTCGTGCCCACGGGCATGAATTTGACTAAATCTGGGCAGTTTAATGAGAAAGAATTGATGCATGGCTTGAACGATCGTCTTGCAGGATTCATAGAGAAGGTGCACCATCTGGAGTACCAGAATCAACTGCTGGAGAGAGAAATCGGGGAGATCAGAGGTAAAGCGAAACCCGCATCTGGTCTGGAGAAAGAGTATGGACCAGAGCTCAGGAAACTGAGACAGCTGGTTCAGGACATTACTCATCAGAAGCATCAGATTGAAATCGAACATCAGAATCTAGAGGAAGAAGTGTCCAACCTGAGAAGACAACATGAACAGGAGGCGCGTAGCAGATCGGATGCAGAGAGCAACATTGTGCTCCTCAACAAGGACATCAATGACGCGTATCAGGCTAAACTACAGCTGGACAAGAAAGCACAGGCTCTCGTGGATGAAATCCACTTCCTGAAGAGAAACCATGAGGCCGAGGTGTCAGAGATGTCTGACCAAATCCAGGGCGCGCAGGTGACTGTCAAGGCGCATGAATTTGGCAACCCTAGCGTCACTGCGGCACTACGGGACATCAGGGCACAACTGGAAGGACACACCGTGTCCGACGTCCAGCAAATGGGAGAAACTTTCCGATCTCAGTTTGCAAGATTAACGGAGGCAGCTGAGAGCAAGAGAGCTGCGTTAAAAGCGACCCAGCAAGAGATCCAGGAGCACAGGAGGCGCCTGCAGGCCAAGAACATCGAACTGGACTGCGCTAAAGGCACCAGGGAAGCGCTGGAGAAGCAACTTCATGACGTTGAGGATCGCCACAAGGAAGAAATGATTCATTACCAG AACACAATCAAAGAACTTGAAAATGAGCTCATAAATTGCAAATTCGATATGTCTGGTTACCTGCGGGAATACCAGGACCTGTTAAATGTGAAGATGGCTTTGGATGTGGAGATACTGTCTTACAG GAAACTTCTCTGCGGTGAGGAGGCTCGGCTATCCGCAATGTCAGACAGCCACGTCTCCCTGCCCTACATCTACCACCAGTCCCCCGTTTACACCCTGCCCTGCCTCAGCCGCCCGGGAGGCTCGCACAGACGAGCTGAGCCCCAGTACAAGTTCGTAGAGGAGATCATAACGGAgaccaccagggaaattgagaTGTCAGAGTTTGAAGAGACAGgatcagaggagacagaggtgggAAAAGATGAGCAGGAGTGTGCCAAAAGAGATAGAGGGGGCAGTGAGGAAGAAAATGATAATAAAGACAGTCGAGAGGACGAAGGTGAGCAGATGTCTGATAGTGAGCAGAATCAAGTAGCATCAGTAGGAAATTTAGTGAACGGAGGTGATGATGGCAGTCCTGATGAG GTGGATGATAGTGAAAAAGGACAAAAGGGTAAAGAAGAGTCAGATGAGGCTGAAGCAGCTGGCAATGAAAGGGACAGTGACATAGATACAAATACTCAAAGCAAAGTTTTGAGTGAGAGCCTTGATGAGGAAGGAAATGGACATCAAAAAGTAGCTGAAAACGCAATAGAAGAGAAAGAAGCTCCAGTGACAATGGCAGCAGTTGAGAAAGATCTCTCTTCAAAACCAGATGAGTTAAAGCCAGAGGTCCCTGTGGAGGATGAACTTTTGAAAAAATCTGATGACGGTAAAAACGGAGATGCTGAGAAAGATAGTTTTATCTCAGCTCAAGTGAAGAAGCCTGTTGACGAGACCTCGGCCCAAGTGTCTAAAGAATCAGACGAAACTCAAGAGCTAAGCAGTGTTCAAGTGCAAGACAAAGTTCCTGCTTTAGAAATAACTAATTTTACAGGAGAGACAAAAAGCACTCTGTCCGTAGAGACAGAGGAGCTTTCAGAAAAGGCTCAAGTATCACTCAAGAGTGAGGAAAAGGAGAACAGTCATAAAGAGCCAAAGGAAATCAGTAAATCTGAAGCTGCAAAAGATGAGGTTAAAGTAGCAAAAGGCATTCAAGATGCTAGACATGATAGATATACAGGTAAAGATAAAGAGTCTTCTCTTATATCTGATGTGAAAAGtcttcctgaggagaatgatCAAAAGCCAAACAGTGGGGAAAAACCCCAAACAGTCCAAACTGTCTTACCAAGGGAAAAGACAACTGTCAATGCAGAAATCAAAGAGCTGCATCAGGGGCCACCAGAAGGAAGCCAGGATCAGAAATCAAAGCTGTCTGAAGTTTCAGAGAAAATAAAGGATCCTCAAGGTAAAACTGAGAAGGTGGAGAGTAGTAAGTCAGAGAAATAA
- the LOC116054989 gene encoding uncharacterized protein LOC116054989 isoform X1 → MAVHLRVLLILSGFTGIHSITTVSEVSVKAGSSISIPCLYGLQYISHVKYLCKGFYWHSCSYIVKTNQQNSGRFSISDDNTRRIFTVTINDLADEDTDYWCAVEINGGADVKEYFHLSVTGDTPHLYVDHQEITRLNGDNLTINCYYTNTGETKWCRLGISCVTRSSGSIDGTKVTISEGAHSVFNVTMSGLRTESSGWYWCAKGDLKMPVHVTVTETPTTTTIGTRHLTTLSPTPNHILEDGQQSAYTDPKSLIISLSLLISIVMVALLIWFMLRRHKQTKAESSATTTAEEELTYSIVKHKTKTSSQAEEEVTYSNVRHMGKTLDERSDAKSDVDVTYSSVVTVRQQTPKRVEAKDEDVTYSRLDQHQQNL, encoded by the exons ATGGCTGTTCATCTCAGAGTTCTTCTCATCCTCTCCGGATTCACAG GAATTCACAGCATAACTACAGTCAGTGAGGTGTCAGTTAAGGCTGGAAGTTCAATCTCTATCCCATGTCTCTATGGCTTACAATACATAAGCCATGTGAAATACTTGTGTAAAGGATTTTATTGGCACTCCTGCTCCTATATAgtcaaaacaaaccaacaaaattCAGGAAGGTTTTCAATCTCTGACGACAACACCCGAAGAATCTTCACAGTGACTATTAATGATCTGGCAGATGAGGATACTGATTATTGGTGTGCTGTGGAGATTAATGGAGGGGCAGATGTCAAAGAGTATTTTCACCTGTCTGTCACCGGAG ATACACCACATCTCTATGTGGATCATCAGGAGATTACAAGGTTAAATGGAGATAATTTAACCATCAATTGTTACTATACTAACACTGGAGAAACAAAGTGGTGCAGGCTGGGCATCTCCTGTGTGACGAGGTCGTCTGGATCAATAGATGGAACAAAAGTGACCATCAGTGAAGGGGCCCACAGTGTTTTTAATGTGACTATGAGTGGACtgaggacagagagcagcggcTGGTATTGGTGTGCCAAAGGAGACTTAAAGATGCCAGTGCATGTAACTGTTACAGAGACACCTACCACTA CCACAATTGGAACAAGACATTTAACGACCTTATCACCCACTCCTAATCACATCCTTGAAGACGGACAGCAGAG TGCTTATACTGACCCAAAGAGCCTCATCATCAGTCTGAGTTTGCTGATCTCCATTGTAATGGTGGCCTTGTTGATCTGGTTTATGTTGAGAAGACACA AACAGACCAAAGCAGAATCGTCAGCCACAACAACG GCTGAAGAGGAATTAACATACAGTATTGttaaacacaagacaaaaactTCAAGCCAG GCTGAAGAGGAAGTAACATACAGCAATGTTAGGCACATGGGAAAAACTTTAGACGAG AGGTCAGATGCTAAGAGTGATGTGGATGTGACGTACAGCTCTGTGGTTACTGTACGACAACAAACTCCAAAAAGG GTTGAAGCAAAAGATGAGGATGTAACATATAGCAGATTGGATCAGCATCAGCAAAACCTGTAA
- the LOC116054965 gene encoding neurofilament light polypeptide isoform X2, giving the protein MDNRFLFPHRNTQDEYLQYKPKRSALDASVVPTGMNLTKSGQFNEKELMHGLNDRLAGFIEKVHHLEYQNQLLEREIGEIRGKAKPASGLEKEYGPELRKLRQLVQDITHQKHQIEIEHQNLEEEVSNLRRQHEQEARSRSDAESNIVLLNKDINDAYQAKLQLDKKAQALVDEIHFLKRNHEAEVSEMSDQIQGAQVTVKAHEFGNPSVTAALRDIRAQLEGHTVSDVQQMGETFRSQFARLTEAAESKRAALKATQQEIQEHRRRLQAKNIELDCAKGTREALEKQLHDVEDRHKEEMIHYQNTIKELENELINCKFDMSGYLREYQDLLNVKMALDVEILSYRKLLCGEEARLSAMSDSHVSLPYIYHQSPVYTLPCLSRPGGSHRRAEPQYKFVEEIITETTREIEMSEFEETGSEETEVGKDEQECAKRDRGGSEEENDNKDSREDEGEQMSDSEQNQVASVGNLVNGGDDGSPDEVDDSEKGQKGKEESDEAEAAGNERDSDIDTNTQSKVLSESLDEEGNGHQKVAENAIEEKEAPVTMAAVEKDLSSKPDELKPEVPVEDELLKKSDDGKNGDAEKDSFISAQVKKPVDETSAQVSKESDETQELSSVQVQDKVPALEITNFTGETKSTLSVETEELSEKAQVSLKSEEKENSHKEPKEISKSEAAKDEVKVAKGIQDARHDRYTGKDKESSLISDVKSLPEENDQKPNSGEKPQTVQTVLPREKTTVNAEIKELHQGPPEGSQDQKSKLSEVSEKIKDPQGKTEKVESSKSEK; this is encoded by the exons ATGGATAACCGATTCCTCTTCCCGCACAGAAACACTCAAGATGAGTATTTACAGTACAAGCCAAAACGTTCGGCATTAGATGCCAGCGTCGTGCCCACGGGCATGAATTTGACTAAATCTGGGCAGTTTAATGAGAAAGAATTGATGCATGGCTTGAACGATCGTCTTGCAGGATTCATAGAGAAGGTGCACCATCTGGAGTACCAGAATCAACTGCTGGAGAGAGAAATCGGGGAGATCAGAGGTAAAGCGAAACCCGCATCTGGTCTGGAGAAAGAGTATGGACCAGAGCTCAGGAAACTGAGACAGCTGGTTCAGGACATTACTCATCAGAAGCATCAGATTGAAATCGAACATCAGAATCTAGAGGAAGAAGTGTCCAACCTGAGAAGACAACATGAACAGGAGGCGCGTAGCAGATCGGATGCAGAGAGCAACATTGTGCTCCTCAACAAGGACATCAATGACGCGTATCAGGCTAAACTACAGCTGGACAAGAAAGCACAGGCTCTCGTGGATGAAATCCACTTCCTGAAGAGAAACCATGAGGCCGAGGTGTCAGAGATGTCTGACCAAATCCAGGGCGCGCAGGTGACTGTCAAGGCGCATGAATTTGGCAACCCTAGCGTCACTGCGGCACTACGGGACATCAGGGCACAACTGGAAGGACACACCGTGTCCGACGTCCAGCAAATGGGAGAAACTTTCCGATCTCAGTTTGCAAGATTAACGGAGGCAGCTGAGAGCAAGAGAGCTGCGTTAAAAGCGACCCAGCAAGAGATCCAGGAGCACAGGAGGCGCCTGCAGGCCAAGAACATCGAACTGGACTGCGCTAAAGGCACCAGGGAAGCGCTGGAGAAGCAACTTCATGACGTTGAGGATCGCCACAAGGAAGAAATGATTCATTACCAG AACACAATCAAAGAACTTGAAAATGAGCTCATAAATTGCAAATTCGATATGTCTGGTTACCTGCGGGAATACCAGGACCTGTTAAATGTGAAGATGGCTTTGGATGTGGAGATACTGTCTTACAG GAAACTTCTCTGCGGTGAGGAGGCTCGGCTATCCGCAATGTCAGACAGCCACGTCTCCCTGCCCTACATCTACCACCAGTCCCCCGTTTACACCCTGCCCTGCCTCAGCCGCCCGGGAGGCTCGCACAGACGAGCTGAGCCCCAGTACAAGTTCGTAGAGGAGATCATAACGGAgaccaccagggaaattgagaTGTCAGAGTTTGAAGAGACAGgatcagaggagacagaggtgggAAAAGATGAGCAGGAGTGTGCCAAAAGAGATAGAGGGGGCAGTGAGGAAGAAAATGATAATAAAGACAGTCGAGAGGACGAAGGTGAGCAGATGTCTGATAGTGAGCAGAATCAAGTAGCATCAGTAGGAAATTTAGTGAACGGAGGTGATGATGGCAGTCCTGATGAGGTGGATGATAGTGAAAAAGGACAAAAAG GTAAAGAAGAGTCAGATGAGGCTGAAGCAGCTGGCAATGAAAGGGACAGTGACATAGATACAAATACTCAAAGCAAAGTTTTGAGTGAGAGCCTTGATGAGGAAGGAAATGGACATCAAAAAGTAGCTGAAAACGCAATAGAAGAGAAAGAAGCTCCAGTGACAATGGCAGCAGTTGAGAAAGATCTCTCTTCAAAACCAGATGAGTTAAAGCCAGAGGTCCCTGTGGAGGATGAACTTTTGAAAAAATCTGATGACGGTAAAAACGGAGATGCTGAGAAAGATAGTTTTATCTCAGCTCAAGTGAAGAAGCCTGTTGACGAGACCTCGGCCCAAGTGTCTAAAGAATCAGACGAAACTCAAGAGCTAAGCAGTGTTCAAGTGCAAGACAAAGTTCCTGCTTTAGAAATAACTAATTTTACAGGAGAGACAAAAAGCACTCTGTCCGTAGAGACAGAGGAGCTTTCAGAAAAGGCTCAAGTATCACTCAAGAGTGAGGAAAAGGAGAACAGTCATAAAGAGCCAAAGGAAATCAGTAAATCTGAAGCTGCAAAAGATGAGGTTAAAGTAGCAAAAGGCATTCAAGATGCTAGACATGATAGATATACAGGTAAAGATAAAGAGTCTTCTCTTATATCTGATGTGAAAAGtcttcctgaggagaatgatCAAAAGCCAAACAGTGGGGAAAAACCCCAAACAGTCCAAACTGTCTTACCAAGGGAAAAGACAACTGTCAATGCAGAAATCAAAGAGCTGCATCAGGGGCCACCAGAAGGAAGCCAGGATCAGAAATCAAAGCTGTCTGAAGTTTCAGAGAAAATAAAGGATCCTCAAGGTAAAACTGAGAAGGTGGAGAGTAGTAAGTCAGAGAAATAA